A single window of Arcobacter venerupis DNA harbors:
- a CDS encoding pentapeptide repeat-containing protein, producing the protein MKSLILIITLFCISYAQDETYPTINGCKLEPYANCSKVDLSNQNLRDLDLQNSNFEGANFEGAILDGTDLTKANLKNVNLKNANLRHAILSQADMLKANLENANLARADLRHTNLRAVIAYNANFDGIKGWALFGQGSKYDGSSFHGADLNFARMSGSSMKHCNFQAVNLEAAWMTTINFEGSNFANANLQEVKLSNSSLFKANLTGARIHFANLADVFMEECINCPINW; encoded by the coding sequence ATGAAGAGTTTAATTTTAATAATTACTTTATTTTGCATAAGTTATGCACAAGATGAGACTTATCCTACTATTAATGGGTGTAAGCTTGAACCCTATGCAAATTGTTCTAAAGTTGATTTAAGTAATCAGAATCTCAGAGATTTAGATTTACAAAATAGTAATTTTGAAGGTGCAAATTTTGAAGGTGCGATATTGGATGGAACGGATTTAACTAAAGCAAATTTAAAAAATGTAAATTTAAAAAATGCAAATTTACGTCATGCAATTTTAAGTCAAGCAGATATGTTAAAAGCAAATTTAGAAAATGCAAATTTAGCAAGGGCAGATTTAAGACATACAAATCTAAGAGCAGTAATTGCTTATAATGCAAATTTTGATGGCATAAAAGGATGGGCGCTTTTTGGACAAGGTTCTAAATATGATGGTTCAAGTTTTCATGGAGCTGATTTAAATTTTGCAAGAATGAGTGGTTCTAGTATGAAACATTGTAATTTTCAAGCTGTAAATTTAGAAGCTGCATGGATGACTACTATTAATTTTGAAGGATCAAATTTTGCTAATGCAAATTTACAAGAAGTAAAGCTTTCAAATTCTTCATTATTTAAAGCAAATTTAACGGGAGCTAGAATTCATTTTGCCAATTTAGCTGATGTTTTTATGGAAGAATGTATAAATTGTCCTATAAATTGGTGA
- the pqqE gene encoding pyrroloquinoline quinone biosynthesis protein PqqE, translating into MNNEIKPPLWILLELTHKCPLECAYCYNQLDFAKTKDAMSKEDWFRVMEQAREMGAVQLGISGGEPLLNKDVVEIVKKANDLKFYTNLITSGVGAPKGVVAKLKVAGLKTVQLGVQSHDKDTMTLITNNKNSYDEKIAFAKEVKDAGLQLIVNTCITRQNIHQVGEIIEFAEKLGANYLEIANIQYYGWALKNVNALLPSQEQISVARAVTNHYRNERKDMKVFFVVPDYFATRPKACMNGLGTTFLTINPDGIALPCNTANTLPLEFPNVKEFSVEEIWNESESFNYFRGDKWMKEPCRTCDEKEKDFGGCRCQAYALTGDMNATDPVCIKSPNHGIINKKIEDSVIHSDDKIIYRNRLNSLNLSNS; encoded by the coding sequence ATGAATAATGAAATAAAACCACCTTTATGGATTCTTTTAGAGTTAACTCACAAATGTCCATTGGAGTGTGCATACTGTTATAATCAACTTGATTTTGCAAAAACAAAAGATGCTATGAGTAAAGAAGATTGGTTTAGAGTAATGGAACAAGCACGAGAAATGGGAGCTGTTCAGTTAGGAATCTCAGGTGGTGAACCTTTATTAAATAAAGATGTTGTGGAAATTGTAAAAAAAGCTAATGATTTAAAATTTTATACAAACCTAATAACTTCAGGTGTTGGAGCTCCAAAAGGTGTGGTTGCAAAACTTAAAGTTGCTGGACTAAAAACTGTACAACTTGGAGTTCAATCACACGATAAAGATACAATGACACTAATTACAAACAACAAAAATTCATACGATGAAAAAATAGCTTTTGCAAAAGAGGTAAAAGATGCAGGTCTTCAACTTATTGTAAATACTTGTATCACTAGACAAAATATTCATCAAGTAGGTGAGATTATTGAGTTTGCAGAAAAGTTAGGGGCAAATTATCTAGAGATTGCAAATATTCAATATTATGGTTGGGCACTAAAAAATGTAAATGCACTTTTACCATCACAAGAGCAAATTAGCGTTGCAAGAGCAGTTACAAATCATTATAGAAATGAAAGAAAAGATATGAAAGTATTTTTTGTAGTTCCTGATTATTTTGCAACACGACCAAAAGCTTGTATGAATGGTTTAGGAACAACATTTTTAACAATAAATCCAGATGGAATAGCACTTCCATGTAATACAGCAAATACTCTACCTTTAGAATTTCCAAATGTAAAAGAGTTTTCAGTTGAAGAAATTTGGAATGAATCAGAATCTTTTAACTATTTTAGAGGCGATAAATGGATGAAAGAACCTTGTCGAACTTGTGATGAAAAAGAGAAAGATTTTGGAGGATGCCGATGTCAAGCCTATGCACTAACGGGTGATATGAATGCCACTGATCCTGTTTGTATAAAATCTCCAAATCATGGAATTATAAATAAAAAAATTGAAGATAGTGTAATACATTCAGATGATAAAATCATCTATAGAAATAGACTAAATTCTTTAAACTTAAGCAATAGTTGA
- the potA gene encoding spermidine/putrescine ABC transporter ATP-binding protein PotA → MNKGLFVLKDLCKNYENTPILKNINLDIFQGEFLTLLGPSGCGKTTIIRLLAGFENPDAGEILLDDKNINHLPPENRAINTVFQSYALFPHMNIFDNVAFGLKMKKMPKEQIKIEVENALSMVKLSQHMYKKPSELSGGQQQRVAIARAVVNKPLILLLDESLSALDYKLRKEMQIELKMLQRKLGITFLFVTHDQEEALSMSDRIVVMNKGNIEQIGTPKEIYEEPKSLFVAQFIGEANCFETKIVEQKNEAVILKYKEKIFNLKTKKIFNETCTILIRPEDFRVEKNFEDVKSKNYFVGELENIIYKGTTIDLLVKLEDGKEVIASEFYNEDSDALGYKIGSKLFLYWVDGWEVLLNNE, encoded by the coding sequence ATGAACAAAGGCTTATTTGTACTAAAAGATTTATGTAAGAATTATGAAAATACACCCATATTAAAAAACATAAATTTGGATATATTTCAAGGAGAATTTCTTACACTTTTAGGCCCTAGTGGCTGTGGGAAAACAACAATTATTAGACTTCTAGCAGGATTTGAAAATCCTGATGCGGGAGAAATTCTTTTAGATGATAAAAATATCAATCATCTTCCCCCTGAAAATAGGGCAATAAACACCGTTTTTCAAAGTTACGCACTTTTCCCTCATATGAATATTTTTGATAATGTTGCATTTGGTTTAAAAATGAAAAAAATGCCAAAAGAACAAATCAAAATAGAGGTAGAAAATGCCCTTTCTATGGTTAAATTATCACAACATATGTATAAAAAACCAAGTGAATTAAGTGGTGGACAACAACAACGGGTTGCAATTGCAAGGGCTGTTGTTAATAAACCTTTGATTCTTCTTCTTGATGAGTCATTAAGTGCTTTAGATTATAAGCTTAGAAAAGAGATGCAAATTGAGCTTAAAATGCTACAAAGAAAGCTAGGAATTACTTTTTTATTTGTAACCCATGACCAAGAAGAAGCTCTTTCTATGTCTGACAGAATTGTTGTTATGAATAAAGGAAATATTGAACAAATAGGGACTCCAAAAGAGATATATGAAGAGCCTAAAAGTCTTTTTGTAGCTCAGTTTATTGGAGAGGCAAACTGTTTTGAAACAAAAATTGTTGAGCAAAAAAATGAAGCAGTAATTTTAAAATATAAAGAAAAAATATTTAATTTAAAAACAAAAAAAATATTTAATGAAACTTGTACAATTCTTATTCGGCCTGAAGATTTTAGAGTTGAAAAAAACTTTGAAGATGTAAAATCAAAAAACTATTTTGTTGGAGAACTTGAAAATATTATTTATAAGGGAACTACGATTGATCTTTTAGTAAAACTAGAAGATGGAAAAGAAGTAATAGCAAGTGAGTTTTATAATGAAGATAGTGATGCTTTAGGTTATAAAATAGGTTCGAAACTGTTTCTTTATTGGGTTGATGGTTGGGAGGTACTTTTAAATAATGAATAG
- a CDS encoding response regulator transcription factor has product MKILLVEDDIMLNEMITEYIASTGHMIISAKTGMESLEILEKEKFDLLILDINLPDIDGFEILERLHEQKRMVPTIYISALIDIEEISRAFDLGCFDYLKKPFHLKELTLRINKILKTRIVPQRHKRLSKHYSFDSENMTLLFNNEPHILPKRQLQIIELLALNRSLVVQYDMFRTYVWNDDYIDNATIRAEVNRVKTVLREDFIKNIRGSGYMIERPE; this is encoded by the coding sequence ATGAAAATTTTATTAGTTGAAGATGATATTATGTTAAATGAAATGATAACAGAATACATTGCTTCCACAGGACATATGATAATAAGTGCAAAAACAGGAATGGAGTCATTAGAAATTTTAGAAAAAGAAAAATTTGATTTATTAATTTTAGATATAAATCTTCCTGATATTGATGGTTTCGAAATTTTAGAAAGATTACATGAACAAAAAAGAATGGTTCCAACTATTTATATTTCTGCACTAATTGATATTGAAGAGATTTCAAGAGCTTTTGATTTGGGATGTTTTGATTATTTAAAAAAACCATTTCATTTAAAAGAGCTAACATTACGAATTAATAAAATTCTAAAAACAAGAATAGTTCCACAAAGACATAAAAGATTATCAAAACATTATAGTTTTGACTCAGAAAACATGACACTTTTATTCAACAACGAGCCTCATATTTTACCCAAACGGCAACTTCAAATAATTGAACTTCTTGCTTTAAATAGAAGTTTAGTTGTTCAATACGATATGTTTAGAACCTATGTTTGGAATGATGATTATATTGATAATGCAACAATAAGAGCTGAAGTAAATAGAGTAAAAACCGTTTTAAGGGAAGATTTTATTAAAAATATTCGAGGAAGTGGTTATATGATTGAAAGACCAGAATAA
- a CDS encoding FIST N-terminal domain-containing protein gives MKTYNYTLNTKPLDELIDFSLFKHEKNILVQIFCGDKKNILEEILNILTKQLPHAICIGSSTDGEINNAEITTLKTVISISTFERTTLKTIHIDEEDSFQNGVLLAQTLCCENTKLLLTFTDGGTTNGEEFLNGIASINSSVLVSGGMAGDNAHFTQTFISSQNNILTRGSVGVSFNSDDLKVCNAYNFNWSPIGIEHEIEEVEGNRVYKIAGLTPLDFYEKYLGTYVAKSLPATGIEFPLIVQKNNIPLARAVIAKHEDGSLSFAGNLHKGDIVKLGFGNVELMMNNPLKSLFNKCKIKNTESFFIYACMARRRYMPNLIDVEISPFSQIATTAGFFTYGEFYHHHDHNELLNQTLTVLALSEKEIENDDEDNDKELKDTTLSDHARSLQALTHLIQQSSQDYNKQSKELEIGNTYAQNLITSQKQFLKYAIHETNTPLSIIMGNIDMFEIQFGKNKYLTNIEIAMKNIFSIYDDLSYLVKKDQVNPATHRINIKDFVRSRIDFYTQTAIKFKSKFEFICNFDEIILNFNEIKLQRIVDNNLTNAIKYTLPNETIYVILRVSKNDCDFIIESRSAQILDPQKIFEEYYREEVSKEGFGLGLNLVKRICSEENVGIKLESGENWASFTYTFKGVL, from the coding sequence ATGAAAACATATAATTACACACTAAACACCAAACCATTAGATGAATTAATAGATTTTTCATTATTCAAGCATGAAAAAAACATATTAGTTCAGATATTTTGCGGAGATAAAAAAAATATCCTAGAAGAGATATTAAATATTCTTACAAAACAACTACCACATGCTATTTGTATTGGTTCTTCAACAGATGGAGAGATAAACAATGCTGAGATTACTACACTTAAAACAGTAATTTCAATCTCTACTTTTGAAAGAACTACATTAAAAACAATTCATATTGACGAAGAAGACTCTTTTCAAAATGGTGTATTACTTGCTCAAACTTTATGTTGTGAAAATACAAAACTATTATTAACATTCACAGATGGAGGAACAACAAACGGGGAAGAATTTTTAAATGGAATTGCATCAATTAATAGTAGTGTTTTGGTTTCAGGTGGAATGGCTGGAGATAATGCTCATTTTACTCAAACTTTTATTTCATCTCAAAATAATATTCTAACAAGAGGTTCAGTTGGAGTATCTTTTAATTCAGATGATTTAAAAGTATGTAATGCTTACAATTTTAACTGGTCTCCAATTGGAATAGAGCATGAAATTGAGGAAGTTGAAGGAAATAGAGTCTATAAAATTGCTGGATTAACTCCTCTTGATTTTTATGAAAAATATTTAGGAACTTATGTTGCTAAATCGCTTCCAGCAACGGGAATAGAGTTTCCATTAATTGTTCAAAAGAACAATATTCCACTAGCACGTGCAGTTATTGCTAAACATGAAGATGGAAGTTTAAGTTTTGCTGGAAACTTACATAAAGGTGATATTGTAAAATTAGGTTTTGGGAATGTTGAACTAATGATGAATAATCCCTTAAAATCTTTATTTAACAAATGTAAAATAAAAAATACAGAATCGTTTTTTATTTACGCATGTATGGCAAGAAGAAGATATATGCCAAATCTTATAGATGTTGAAATTAGCCCTTTTTCACAAATTGCAACAACAGCTGGATTTTTTACATATGGTGAATTTTATCATCACCATGACCATAATGAGTTACTTAATCAAACACTAACAGTACTTGCACTTAGTGAAAAAGAGATAGAAAATGATGATGAAGATAATGATAAAGAGTTAAAAGATACAACATTAAGTGATCATGCGCGAAGTTTACAAGCACTCACACACCTGATTCAACAATCTTCTCAAGATTATAATAAACAATCAAAAGAGTTAGAAATTGGAAATACTTATGCTCAAAATTTAATTACTTCTCAAAAACAATTTTTAAAATATGCTATTCATGAAACAAATACTCCATTATCAATTATAATGGGAAATATTGATATGTTTGAAATTCAATTTGGGAAAAATAAATATCTAACCAATATTGAAATTGCTATGAAAAATATCTTTAGTATTTATGATGATTTAAGTTATTTAGTAAAAAAAGACCAAGTAAATCCAGCAACTCATAGAATAAATATTAAAGATTTTGTAAGAAGTAGAATTGATTTTTATACACAAACAGCTATTAAGTTTAAATCGAAATTTGAATTTATCTGCAACTTTGATGAAATCATTTTAAATTTTAATGAAATAAAACTTCAACGAATTGTTGATAATAATCTTACAAATGCTATTAAATATACTTTACCAAATGAGACAATATATGTAATTCTAAGAGTTTCAAAAAATGATTGTGATTTTATTATAGAGAGTCGTTCTGCTCAGATTTTAGATCCTCAAAAAATATTTGAAGAGTATTATAGAGAAGAAGTTTCAAAAGAAGGTTTTGGACTTGGATTAAATTTAGTAAAAAGAATCTGTAGTGAAGAAAATGTTGGAATAAAACTAGAATCAGGTGAAAATTGGGCTTCATTCACTTACACTTTTAAAGGAGTATTATGA
- the pqqB gene encoding pyrroloquinoline quinone biosynthesis protein PqqB, with protein sequence MRIEVLGSSAGGGLPQFNCNCDNCKGYREGKTTIKRRTQSSITISEDGENWVLFNTSPDILEQIHNSPFLHPQQRRETKIKAIIFIDAQIDHTTGLLMLREGCPHPVYCTKEVHEELNTSFPLFKMLEHWDGGGTIYNEIVLNKAFEIPVMPNHEFYAMPLISNAPPYSKYRDKPRDGDNIGVVVVNKKTGKRLFYLPGLGVVQQHIIDEMAKADVLLVDGTVWTNDEMIKNGFSTKLGTDMGHLPLRDKGGLIEILDKLEKPRKILIHINNTNPILDEATPEYKELISHGIEISYDGMSIEI encoded by the coding sequence ATGAGAATAGAAGTATTAGGTTCAAGTGCAGGTGGTGGACTGCCTCAATTTAACTGTAATTGCGATAATTGCAAAGGTTATAGAGAGGGAAAAACTACAATAAAAAGAAGAACACAAAGTTCAATTACCATAAGTGAAGATGGAGAGAACTGGGTTTTGTTTAACACAAGTCCAGATATTTTAGAGCAAATTCATAATTCACCATTTTTACATCCACAACAAAGACGTGAGACAAAAATAAAAGCAATCATTTTTATTGATGCTCAAATTGACCATACAACTGGACTTTTGATGTTAAGAGAAGGATGTCCTCATCCTGTTTATTGTACAAAAGAGGTTCATGAAGAACTTAATACTTCTTTTCCTTTGTTTAAAATGCTTGAACATTGGGATGGTGGTGGAACTATTTATAATGAAATAGTTTTAAATAAAGCCTTTGAAATTCCAGTTATGCCAAACCATGAGTTTTATGCAATGCCTTTAATTTCAAATGCTCCTCCATACTCAAAATATAGAGACAAACCAAGGGATGGAGATAATATTGGAGTTGTTGTAGTAAATAAAAAAACTGGAAAAAGACTTTTTTATCTTCCAGGTTTAGGAGTTGTTCAACAACATATTATTGATGAAATGGCAAAAGCTGATGTTTTATTAGTGGATGGAACTGTTTGGACAAATGACGAAATGATAAAAAATGGTTTTTCAACAAAACTTGGAACTGATATGGGACATTTACCTTTAAGAGATAAAGGTGGATTGATTGAAATATTAGACAAGTTAGAAAAACCAAGAAAGATATTAATACATATAAACAATACAAATCCTATCTTAGATGAGGCAACACCTGAATATAAAGAACTTATATCCCATGGTATTGAAATATCTTATGATGGTATGAGTATAGAAATTTAA
- a CDS encoding ABC transporter substrate-binding protein translates to MKLIFIFMSLVLTLFANEKVLYVYNWSEYMPDSVLKNFTKETGIKVKYSTYDSNEAMYAKIKTIGSSSYDVIVPSTYYVNKMSKENLLVKLDKSKLPNYKNLDKKLLSRPFDPNNDYSIPYVWGSTGISYNANLVSEKIDSWKNLWSPEYKNSILLNDDMREVFGIALKILGYSSNSTNPKEIEEAYNKLKELLPNVKMFYSESQKQVYLNEEVKLGMNFNGEGFMANEENEAIKYIYPKEGALLWIDSLVIPKGAKNIDNALAFINYLLKPEVSKIISEEIGYASPNAKTLELLDEKTRNNRMIYPNEEDLINSELQLDVGEALPVYEKYWEKLKTN, encoded by the coding sequence ATGAAATTAATTTTTATTTTTATGTCACTTGTTTTGACACTTTTCGCAAATGAAAAAGTGCTTTATGTATATAACTGGTCTGAATATATGCCCGATTCTGTATTGAAAAACTTTACAAAAGAAACAGGTATAAAAGTTAAGTATTCAACTTATGATTCAAATGAAGCTATGTATGCAAAAATCAAAACGATTGGTAGTTCAAGTTATGATGTTATAGTCCCTTCAACTTATTATGTAAATAAAATGAGTAAAGAAAATTTGTTAGTAAAACTTGATAAATCAAAACTTCCAAATTATAAAAATCTTGACAAAAAACTTTTATCAAGACCATTTGACCCAAATAATGATTATTCAATTCCTTATGTATGGGGAAGTACTGGAATTAGTTATAACGCTAATTTAGTAAGTGAAAAAATTGATTCATGGAAAAACTTATGGAGTCCAGAATATAAAAATAGCATTCTTTTAAATGATGATATGAGAGAAGTTTTTGGAATAGCACTTAAAATTTTAGGATATTCTTCAAACTCAACAAATCCAAAAGAGATAGAAGAAGCTTACAACAAATTAAAAGAACTTTTACCAAATGTAAAAATGTTTTATTCAGAATCTCAAAAACAAGTGTATTTAAATGAAGAAGTAAAACTTGGAATGAACTTTAATGGTGAAGGATTTATGGCAAATGAAGAAAATGAAGCTATAAAATATATCTATCCAAAAGAGGGTGCTCTTTTATGGATTGATTCTTTAGTTATTCCAAAAGGTGCAAAAAATATTGATAATGCTTTAGCTTTTATCAATTATTTATTAAAACCTGAAGTATCAAAAATAATTAGTGAAGAGATTGGTTATGCCTCTCCAAATGCAAAAACTTTAGAACTTTTAGATGAAAAAACAAGAAATAATAGAATGATTTATCCAAATGAAGAAGATTTAATAAATAGTGAACTTCAATTAGATGTAGGTGAAGCTTTACCTGTATATGAGAAATATTGGGAAAAGTTAAAAACTAACTAA
- a CDS encoding ABC transporter permease, with protein MNRLSLFAKISVFSVVFWLLLFALLPNLLVFVSSILTKGDNDFLIFTASSESYLKLLNPTYLSVFLDSLYIAVVTTCITLVLAYPFAYIIATAPKKFKFLLLLLVIIPFWTSSLVRTYALIAILKTNGLLNTFLIWLGIINEPLQIMYSQTAVFIGMVYTLLPFMILPLYVSIEKIDFRLVEAARDLGASKLNTFKTIIIPLSLPGIIAGSTLVFLPALGMFFIPDILGGAKELIIGSFIRNQFLQFRDWPFGSAASVVLLIIMFIMLALLAKVQKDNK; from the coding sequence ATGAATAGACTCTCTTTATTTGCAAAAATATCAGTATTTTCAGTTGTATTTTGGCTTTTATTATTTGCATTATTGCCAAATTTACTTGTATTTGTAAGTAGTATTTTAACAAAAGGTGATAATGATTTTTTAATTTTTACAGCATCAAGTGAAAGTTATTTAAAACTTCTTAATCCTACATATTTATCTGTATTTTTAGATTCATTATATATTGCAGTTGTTACAACTTGTATTACACTTGTTTTGGCTTACCCTTTTGCTTATATTATTGCAACTGCTCCAAAAAAGTTCAAGTTTTTACTTTTATTGCTTGTAATAATTCCATTTTGGACAAGTTCCTTAGTGCGAACATATGCCTTAATAGCAATTTTAAAGACAAATGGTCTTTTGAATACTTTTTTAATATGGCTTGGAATAATCAATGAACCTTTACAAATCATGTATTCACAAACAGCTGTATTTATAGGAATGGTTTATACATTACTTCCTTTTATGATTTTACCTTTATATGTATCTATTGAAAAAATTGACTTTAGATTAGTTGAAGCTGCAAGAGATTTAGGTGCATCAAAATTAAATACTTTTAAAACTATTATTATTCCTTTATCTCTTCCTGGAATAATTGCTGGAAGTACTTTAGTATTTTTACCAGCACTTGGAATGTTTTTTATACCAGATATTTTAGGTGGAGCAAAAGAGTTAATTATTGGAAGTTTTATACGAAATCAATTTTTACAATTTAGAGATTGGCCATTTGGATCAGCAGCATCGGTTGTTTTATTAATCATAATGTTCATTATGTTAGCTCTTCTTGCAAAAGTTCAAAAGGATAATAAATGA
- the potC gene encoding spermidine/putrescine ABC transporter permease PotC, protein MRKLYSSFIYTLLYFPIIVLIIYSFNSSKYSVAWKGFSTIWYENLMSYDSLLEAAWHSISVAFVSAIIATILGTLGALALFRYDFFGKKLMQSLVYVLIMSPEIVMGISLLMLFVFISLPLGFITLLIAHITFCLPFVIVTVMARLNGFDKNIIEAAKDLGASEFITFTNIILPNIIPAIIAGFLLSLTLSFDDVIISFFVTGPDYEILPLKIYSMVKLGVKPEINALCTIMFIFTLLMVLFTQFLIKEKK, encoded by the coding sequence ATGAGAAAACTATATTCAAGTTTTATTTATACTCTTTTATATTTTCCAATAATCGTATTAATAATTTATTCATTTAATAGTTCAAAATATAGTGTTGCATGGAAAGGTTTTAGCACTATATGGTATGAAAACTTAATGTCATATGATTCACTTCTTGAAGCTGCATGGCACTCAATTAGTGTAGCTTTTGTATCAGCAATAATTGCTACAATTCTGGGAACTCTTGGTGCTTTAGCACTTTTTAGATATGACTTTTTTGGAAAAAAATTAATGCAATCATTGGTTTATGTTTTAATCATGTCCCCTGAAATTGTGATGGGAATTTCACTTTTAATGTTATTCGTTTTTATATCTTTGCCGTTAGGATTTATTACATTGCTTATTGCTCACATTACATTTTGTTTGCCTTTTGTAATTGTAACTGTAATGGCTAGATTAAATGGCTTTGATAAAAATATTATAGAAGCTGCAAAAGATTTAGGAGCTTCGGAATTTATTACATTTACAAATATAATTTTACCAAATATCATCCCTGCAATCATTGCTGGATTTTTATTAAGTTTAACCTTGTCATTTGATGATGTGATTATTAGCTTTTTTGTAACAGGACCTGATTATGAAATTTTGCCATTAAAAATATATTCAATGGTAAAACTAGGAGTTAAACCTGAGATAAATGCACTTTGTACAATCATGTTTATTTTCACATTGCTTATGGTATTATTTACCCAATTTTTAATTAAGGAGAAAAAATGA
- the pqqC gene encoding pyrroloquinoline-quinone synthase PqqC → MAELLSKEDFEKKLRDMGRMYHIHHPFHIRMYKGECTKEEIQGWVANRFYYQCMIPIKDAAIMSNCDSLADRRKWIDRITDHDSVGGGIEAWLELGEAVGLDKEDLISHKFLLPSVRFAVDAYVNFARRSPWKEAAMSSLTEMFAPEIHQQRLNTWPDNYPWIEQKGLRYFQKRLSEARRDVQHGLAITLEEFNTPELQAKAESILQFKLDILWTMCDALYLAYELKKPPYFNCK, encoded by the coding sequence ATGGCTGAGCTTTTAAGTAAAGAGGACTTTGAAAAAAAATTAAGAGATATGGGAAGAATGTATCACATTCACCATCCTTTTCATATTAGAATGTACAAAGGGGAATGTACAAAAGAGGAGATTCAAGGTTGGGTTGCAAATAGATTTTATTATCAATGTATGATTCCTATAAAAGATGCAGCGATTATGTCAAATTGTGATAGTTTGGCTGATAGAAGAAAATGGATTGATAGAATCACAGACCATGATAGTGTTGGTGGTGGAATTGAAGCTTGGTTGGAATTAGGTGAGGCAGTTGGACTTGATAAAGAAGATTTAATTTCTCATAAATTTTTATTACCATCAGTTAGATTTGCTGTTGATGCTTATGTGAATTTTGCTAGACGTTCTCCTTGGAAAGAGGCTGCAATGTCATCTTTAACAGAGATGTTTGCCCCTGAAATTCATCAACAAAGATTAAATACTTGGCCAGATAATTATCCTTGGATTGAACAAAAAGGTTTAAGATATTTTCAAAAAAGATTAAGTGAAGCAAGACGAGATGTTCAACACGGTCTTGCAATCACACTTGAAGAGTTTAATACTCCAGAACTTCAAGCAAAAGCAGAATCAATTTTACAATTTAAACTTGATATTTTATGGACAATGTGTGATGCTTTATATTTAGCATATGAATTAAAAAAACCACCATATTTTAATTGCAAGTAA
- the pqqA gene encoding pyrroloquinoline quinone precursor peptide PqqA, producing the protein MKWEKPMFVDNRFGFEVTMYICHE; encoded by the coding sequence ATGAAATGGGAAAAACCGATGTTCGTTGATAATAGATTTGGTTTTGAAGTGACGATGTACATTTGTCATGAATAA
- the pqqD gene encoding pyrroloquinoline quinone biosynthesis peptide chaperone PqqD: MKKIKLNPNFQFQWEEKQNCYVLLYPEGMVQLNQSAGEILNLCDGNNNVEDINKILCKKFEIEDLTQDINAFLEEAQNRNWISYE; the protein is encoded by the coding sequence ATGAAAAAAATAAAACTAAATCCAAATTTCCAGTTTCAATGGGAAGAGAAACAAAACTGTTATGTATTGTTATATCCAGAAGGAATGGTTCAATTAAATCAAAGTGCAGGGGAAATTCTAAATCTTTGTGATGGAAATAATAATGTAGAAGATATAAATAAAATCTTGTGCAAAAAGTTTGAAATTGAAGATTTAACACAAGATATAAATGCTTTTTTAGAAGAAGCACAAAATAGAAATTGGATAAGTTATGAATAA